Sequence from the Equus quagga isolate Etosha38 chromosome 15, UCLA_HA_Equagga_1.0, whole genome shotgun sequence genome:
cccccaccccccaacttcAGGATCCTacagctctcttctcttccccttatCCCTGGGAGCGCTGAGATGAGAGATCCCTCTCAAACCTCCCTTCACCCCCAGGCCCTGAAACCTCCAGAGGGAACCCCCAGGTGGTCTCACCCCCCCCCAACTTCTCACTGACCCCCATACTCTTCTGGAACATCCTTCCATCTCCAGAGCCCCCTTCTGGCTCCCAGAGTAAGAAACTGCTATGCTGTCTTCTCCCCTAACTCTCTACCCAGCCCACCCCACTCCTCTCCAGACCTGGGGACCACCACACCCCTCCCGAGAGCTCCTACCAGCCTTCTCCACCCATGGCCCAGCCTCCAAGGGTCTTCACCCAGCCTTCACCCCTGCTCAGCCTGACTCTAGGAGCATCAGAGCCTCTGGCCCTGCTCAGTCCCAGGACCCTCCATACACATCTATACTGAACTCCCCACTTTAGCACCCCTAACTCCTCTCTGGCACCTCAAACTCTGAGTCTTCTCCCAGGcctccatctctcttcctctgaaaTCTACCTTGTCACCCTTAATTCTGCAGTCACCCCAAATTCATCCTCTAAACCCTTCTAGACCAtcccccacagcccccagcccacccacGGTGTCCTTAGCCTGCTGCTTACACCTTCCCTCCATCTTCCTGAAGCCAAGCAGCTTCCCCACATCTCCATCCTATATGAGCTGATGTCTTCCTAAGAACCCCCCCAGCTCCATTCCACCCCCAGTCCTGCTTTCTTGTTTCCCTTCTTGTTCCCAGGCTCCCCTCTCTCACCCTCATGGTCTCCCACTGCACTCCCACTCTGTTTCTGTAGCTTCTCaacttttctctctgttcctcccaaGGAAACATGCCCTAAACTGCCACCGAATGAAGCCTGCTCTCTTTAGCGTCCTGTGTGAAATCAAGGAGAAAACCGGTATGTGGGTCCCCCTCTGATTCCTCAACTCTGGGGATAGAATGCTGTTCTCTATAGCATTTAAGCTAAGACTTGACAACTTGGAGCCCTGAGGAAAGTGGGGATTAGGAAGGTTGCTAGGGGGATTGGAGAAGGAACCAAAACCTGGAAGCTTGGGTCTCCAGGAGGCACCAGCAGGGCTGAGAGCTGAGTGTGGGGTCCCTGGGTCCCTGAATCCACTTGCCTGCACACTAGGCCTCAGCATTCGAAGCTCCCAAGAGGAAGAGCCGGTGGACCCACAGCTGATGCGCTTGGACAACATGCTTCTGGCAGAGGGTGTGGCTGGGCCTGAGAAAGGGGGgggctcagcagcagcagctgcagccgcTGCAGCCTCCGGGGGCGGTGTGTCCCCTGACAACTCCATCGAACACTCAGACTATCGCAGCAAACTTGCCCAGATCCGCCACATCTACCACTCAGAGCTGGAGAAGTATGAGCAGGTGAGGAGCGGAGGCtggagtgggtggagggaggggctgttgtGGGGAATCCCAGAGCCAGAGGGCTCCTCCTCACAGCCCACTGGCCCCGACTGCAGGCATGTAATGAGTTCACGACCCACGTCATGAACCTGCTGAGGGAGCAGAGCCGCACGCGGCCTGTGGCACCCAAGGAGATGGAACGCATGGTGAGCATCATCCATCGAAAGTTCAGCGCCATCCAGATGCAGCTCAAGCAGAGCACTTGCGAGGCGGTCATGATCCTGCGTTCCCGCTTCCTGGATGCCAGGTGGGGCCCAGgggcccaggctggcccccagcactGGGCTCCTCCCCAGTGTTCTCCAAGTCCCCAGGCCACCATGTTGCCCAACACAGTATTCCATAACCATGGCACTCTCTGGAGTTATGCAACATGGAGGCCCTGCCAGAACACCAGTGTGCTCACtacccttcttcctcctctgtagaCGAAAACGACGTAACTTCAGCAAACAAGCCACTGAGGTCCTAAATGAGTATTTCTATTCTCACCTGAGTAACCCATATCCTAGTGAGGAGGCTAAGGAGGAGCTTGCCAAGAAGTGCGGAATCACCGTCTCTCAGGTATTGGGGAGGCTTGGGGAAGGAAATTTCGGGCAGTAAAGCTCTCGGATCCTATTGACTGAGGGGCTTCCAGAGGGAAAGGTTTCCACCTGACCCTCCTTTCTGCCCAATGCCTCACAGGTCTCCAACTGGTTTGGCAACAAGCGGATTCGctataagaaaaatattggaaagttCCAAGAGGAGGCAAACATCTATGCCGTCAAAACTGCCGTGTCAGTCACCCAGGGGGGCCACAGCCGCACCAGCTCCCCAACACCCCCTTCCTCCGCAGGTGGATCCCACTGCCACCCTGGCTGGCTGTTTTGCACACTTCCTGCTTTTGTTCCCACTTCCTATCTAAGCAGGATCATAGCAGAGAGGGGGCCTTTTGGGGTGAGAGGGACCAAGCTGAGATGAGGTGGGGATGTCAGGGGACAGAGGCCATTCCAAAAAAGTTACTTCTGCCTTTCTTCCAGCAAGTGGCCAGGGGAGGCTCAGGAACAGCCTGCTCTTTCTGAGTGTTGCAGTGTTTTGTGGATAATTTGCGGGTAGTGGCATACCCCCTGAGAGCTAGTTCAGAGGGCCTTTTGGAAACTGAGAGCTGCGGTGAGTCTCCTGTCTGCGATCGCAGGCTCTGTTATACTCTTCCCCCattccctctctgctcccccaAGGCTCTGGCGGCTCTTTCAATCTCTCAGGATCTGGAGACATGTTTCTGGGGATGCCCGGGCTCAATGGAGATTCCTACTCTGCTTCCCAGGTCAGGTGGCCCATGTCCCCTTGGGTAGGGCATTCCCAAACTCGATTTCCCTCCCTTCATGatttggaattttcttcttttgagccttctcactgtgtcatGCTCTCCTTTGCCACCTGCAGGTGGAATCACTCCGACACTCAATGGGGCCAGGGGGCTACGGGGATAACCTCGGGGGAGGCCAGATGTACAGCCCTCGGGAAATGAGGGTGAGTGGATACCTGAAGCCCCCCTCTCTCCACATCTCACCAGGACAGAAGGGCCTTTTCCCTAGCAGTGTTGTGCCCCACACTAGATTTCCCAGAGCCCTACCCCAactgtttctctcctttcccaggcAAACGGCGGCTGGCAGGAGGCTGTGACCCCATCCTCAGTGACATCCCCGACAGAGGGACCAGGGAGCGTTCACTCTGACACTTCCAACTGATCTCGCCCCTCAGGGCTACAGGGGTATGGGGCTCACAAAGCGACTCTTGAAGAGGACGCAGGCATCCAGAGGACAAACCCCAGACACAGGAGAAGCACAAGACAGAGACGGGCAAATGGGGTCGTCCCTCCCCCACCAGACTCTCTCAGTGCTGGGGGTGCTGATTACATAGCAGGGAGAATGGAGTACCCTAGAGGAAGAGTGGGGTCTGTCtcccccttttttccttttttcagtcttttttctccctccttttcttacacagaaacacacacacctaTCTTTCAgatccctttctcctctctctgtcccccactctccctctctcatatacacacacatacaactattctggttctctttctctctctgggctctcccactctccctcccccaccccacttaTCTGCTCTGGGATCTGTGGAGACGCCAGCCCTGCCTGACCAGAGATGCCAAAAATGGGGACACGACTTCTGGACAGAGGACATGGGCCACGCCCCtgtgcctccccaccccctgcccctccagaCGGCTTTATTACCTCATACGCAGCTCATCTTAAACCAATAGAATCGCTCGGTGGACGAGAGTGTCTGACTCAGATATCTACCTCGGAGGGAGTTTCTGCTACTTTAGGGAATTGTTGACTGGGCTTTGgggttgaactttttttttttttaatgaaagaaaaagaaaccctgggatccatctgtatttttttgattttttgttttgttgttgttgttggttcttaatttttaatttagtttggGGGAAGTAgatgtttttataaatatgttgacttctttttttttgatttcttgctTTCCCCTATTAGGGGTGATAGCCCAAGGGATCATAAGACAAAGGGGAATAGAACTGGTGAAGAGGCCTGCCTGGCTCCAGTCCTATCCATCAGAAAGTACATTTAGCAGGGCACAAAACCTGCCCCCCTAAAATGACTTAGGTGTTCTCCTTTGCTCGTAAAACCAGGTGATCTTTGCTTGTGCAGGCAGCTTTCTGCCGCGTTTCGTGTGGAGGCAGTCGGGCTTGTTCTGCtggccttcctccctcttcccacgACCCTTGGGCAGGGCTGGACTTAGtaattttgaggaaatgccacCTTCCCCTGTGTGTGACATGTCTttaagtcttttttgttttacctACTGTTTGCAGATTGGAGGGGGAAGAATGGGGACGGGGTTATTGCCAAATATGTTAAATATGGGTTGGGGTTGCTTGTGTATGTATCTCCCTCAATTTCCCCAGAAATGAGGTATCTTTGTTTTCTCAGTCCAAAATcaagagggtggggagagagaggagggaggttgCAAAAGCCAGGTATGGGGAAAGTCAAATCACCACTGTCCCATCCTTGGCCCTGAGCCCTACCATCTGAACCCCTCAAACAGCCTCAGGATTTTACAAGACTGTCATAGTGGGGAACCCCTCCCGTCAAAGATCCGGGCAGGattgggggggagggtggggggggggggggggggggggggggggcacgggCTGGGGGCAGTTCTCTCCTCACTTGTAAACTTGTagtttcacagaaaaaaaaatgcagttttaaataaagaaatttcttttttccctgggTTTAGTtgagaattattttcaaaaacatgagaaaccccagaaaaaaaaaatatttttctcaaaaatccCCAAACGGGGTTTTTCCCAAGTCCCCCAGCCTTGCCCTCACCACCCAGGCCCCACGTTTCACCCTTGCCTCCTTTCCACGGAAACAGCCTGGCCTGAACCCTGTTGCTTAGCAATCTTGCCTAGCCAAAATGGCACCCCAGTGGTCCACCAGGCAGCCAGCCCTCTGTGGACTGATGGAATAGGTTGGGGGTCTTGAGGGGATAAGAGACCCTAGAAGGTGTACTCCCCACCCCCACGGATGTGGCTGTGCCCAGAGGCTGGCAGTGCCCAGGGGTGGGGTGATAATTGTTTCTCCTGGTACCTGAAGGACTCTTGTCCAAGTAGCATGAATTCCTAGCATTCCCTGTGatgggagaggatggggagatgggggcagggggcaggaaaGAGGGTGCAAGCCCAACCTAGGGCGGTGGCCACAGCACTGAGAGGGGCAGACAGAGCCAGGAGCCTGGGCAGGAAGCAGGATGGCAGCAGGGGCAGCGGCCGGAGCCTGGGTGCTGGTGCTCAGTCTGTGGGGTGAGCCACTGCCGCCGACACTGACGCTCCCTGCAGAAAGcactccaccccccaccccccaaaatctCCCTAGAACTTTCCTGGAACGCGGGCACTGCTTTTCAAGCTCCCTCACCCACCCTGTTCTAGTTTTATTAGCCCCTATGTTCTACCTGCCCCTCTACTGTGGTGCTGTCTCCCAGGAGCAGTAGTCGGCAGTCAAAACATCACAGCCCGGATCGGGAAGCCACTGGTGCTCAACTGTAAGGGGGCTCCCAAGAAACCACCCCAGCAGCTGGAATGGAAACTGGTAAGCGGGGCTCCTGTTGCAACCTTCCCACTTCCGGAGAGAACAGTGACGATTTccatccccacctccctgcctcatCAGTCCTTTCCCAAAGGGCATGCACTGTTTAGGCCCCTCTCTTCTGTCCCCAGAACACAGGCCGAACAGAAGCTTGGAAGGTCCTGTCTCCCCAGGGAGGCCCCTGGGATAGCGTGGCTCGTATCCTCCCCAAcggctccctcctcctgcctgctgtTGGGATCCAGGATGAGGGGACTTTCCGGTGCCGGGCAACAAGCAGGAATGGAAAGGAGACCAAGTCCAACTACCAAGTCCGAGTCTACCGTAAGGGTTCCAGGGCCTTCTCCAAGGCCCACCCCTCAACTAAGGAAAAGCCTTCAACCCCAGCCAGTGGCTCCCTGGCCCTGGTGTGAGACCCTCTGACTTCAGCTACCCTCATTCCCATACCCGGTGTGAGAATCTTCAAAGCCACAGCCTCTGATTGGATTTTTCCCTCCTTCAGAGATTCCTGGGAAGCCAGAAATTGTTGATCCTGCCTCTGAACTCACGGCTGGTGTCCCCAATAAGGTAGTGGGAGAAAGGGGGAGAAGTAGAAAGCGGTCCTGAGCATGGGAGGGGAGTGtagctgtgtgtatgtgtatggagTCTCTTATTTTCAAAGATGATGAGATCACTCTTTCCTTAGGTGGGGACATGTGTGTCTGAGGGGAGCTACCCTGCTGGGACTCTTAGCTGGCACTTGGATGGGAAACCCCTGATACCTGATGGGAAAGGTAAGTCCAAGGTCTGCCCTCTTAGCTGCCTTCTTTCTGATCCCTTTCCCACACCTACCCTGGGATGTCTTACCTTGTCCTCCCCACACCATAGGAGCATCTGTGAAGGAAGAGACCAGGAGACACCCTGAGACAGGGCTTTTCACACTCCAGTCGGAGCTGATGGTGACCCCAGCCCGGGGGGGTGCTCCCCGCCCCACTTTCTCCTGTAGCTTCAGCCCCAGCCTTCCCCGGCGCCGAGCCCTGCACACGGCCCCCTTCCAGCTTACTGTCTGGggtgagggcagaggtggggagggcccCAAGCTCGGAAGAGCACATTCTGAAAGTGTGGCCCTCAGGGAGGGAAGGGTTAAGCCCATGGCCACTGGGACCACACACAGGTGTAACTCAACCTCatgccccttcccacctccagagCCTGTGCCTCTGAAGGAGGTCCAGTTGATGGTGGAGCCAGAAGGTGGAGCAGTAGCTCCTGGTAGTACTGTGACCCTGACCTGTgaagcccctgcccagccccctcctcaaATCCACTGGATCAAGGACGTGAGTTACCTGGAGAGAGGGGGCTGGGAGGTAGATACATAATTGGCAACTAGGTGGGCAGGAGGTTCATGGAGAAAGAGGCAGGCAAGGAACTGGGGAGGAAAACAGGGTATCTGAGGATGCGGAGACAAAAGGACAGGAGTATGTGATGTGTGGACAGGAGCTCTAACAGTCTCCTGTTCCCTTCCCCCCACCAGGGCacacccctgccccttccccccagccctgtgctgcTCCTCCCTGACGTAGGGCCTCAAGACCAGGGCACCTACAGCTGTGTGGCCACCCATCCCAGCCACGGGCCCCAGGAAAGCCGTGCtgtcagcatcagcatcattgGTGAGGAGATCTCTCTCCAAAGCCCAGGGACCCCAGGACTGGGCTGAGGGACAGTGCAGGCTCCAATTCCCCACCCCATTCTGGCATCGTCCCCAAGagccaccccacccctcccacagTGCACCCACACCTAGgcctcctctgccccacccaAACCCTACCAAGGGAGGAGCCCAGCCTGTCCCCTCACCCCTCCGAACTGAAGAAAGGGCAGGACTCCACTGGGACTCCCACTAAATAGCCCTCTCCCAATTGAAGCCTTCCCTTCTGACTTGCTCCCACTTTGTTTTCCAGAAACAGGCGAGGAGGGGCCAACTGCAGGTGAGGGGTTGGATAAGGtcagagagaagcagacagaccCCACCATAACTTGGGGGATGGTCAACGAGAGAGGAATGGCGAGTGGTGGGGCTGTGCCCTCAATTCTCCCCATCTCCCTACAGGCTCTGTGGGTGGGTCGGGGCTGGGAACCCTAGCCCTGGCCCTGGGGATCCTAGGAGGCCTGGGGACAGCCGCCCTGCTCATCGGCGCCATCATGTGGCGAAGGAGGCAACAACGAGGAAAGGAGCGGTGAGTGGAGAAGGCAGACACCTCAGACTTGGGGCTTCCAGTCGGCAAGGAGGGAAATGGGTGAGGAATGACGGAGTGCTAGAAACCATGTGCAGAATTCTCCCCGATACTCCTCCCCAGGAAGGTCCCAGAacaccaggaggaggaggaggagcgtgCAGAGCTGAATCAGTCAGAGGAGCCTGAGGCAGCCGAGAGCAGTGCAGGAGGGCCTTGAGAGGCCCACAACCAGACCCCGTCCatcagcttccttttctttttcccacactATGTTCTGGCCCCAGACCAGTTCTCCCCTGTATAACCTCTACCCCACctcgccaaactgtcttccacaacCAGAGCCTCCCAGTGATGAGTAAACACCTGACACATTTTGTCCCATTTGctcttgt
This genomic interval carries:
- the PBX2 gene encoding pre-B-cell leukemia transcription factor 2 — protein: MDERLLGPPPPGGGRGGLGLVGGEPGGPGEPPGGGDPGGGSGGVPGGRGKQDIGDILQQIMTITDQSLDEAQAKKHALNCHRMKPALFSVLCEIKEKTGLSIRSSQEEEPVDPQLMRLDNMLLAEGVAGPEKGGGSAAAAAAAAASGGGVSPDNSIEHSDYRSKLAQIRHIYHSELEKYEQACNEFTTHVMNLLREQSRTRPVAPKEMERMVSIIHRKFSAIQMQLKQSTCEAVMILRSRFLDARRKRRNFSKQATEVLNEYFYSHLSNPYPSEEAKEELAKKCGITVSQVSNWFGNKRIRYKKNIGKFQEEANIYAVKTAVSVTQGGHSRTSSPTPPSSAGSGGSFNLSGSGDMFLGMPGLNGDSYSASQVESLRHSMGPGGYGDNLGGGQMYSPREMRANGGWQEAVTPSSVTSPTEGPGSVHSDTSN
- the AGER gene encoding advanced glycosylation end product-specific receptor isoform X1 produces the protein MAAGAAAGAWVLVLSLWGAVVGSQNITARIGKPLVLNCKGAPKKPPQQLEWKLNTGRTEAWKVLSPQGGPWDSVARILPNGSLLLPAVGIQDEGTFRCRATSRNGKETKSNYQVRVYQIPGKPEIVDPASELTAGVPNKVGTCVSEGSYPAGTLSWHLDGKPLIPDGKGASVKEETRRHPETGLFTLQSELMVTPARGGAPRPTFSCSFSPSLPRRRALHTAPFQLTVWEPVPLKEVQLMVEPEGGAVAPGSTVTLTCEAPAQPPPQIHWIKDGTPLPLPPSPVLLLPDVGPQDQGTYSCVATHPSHGPQESRAVSISIIETGEEGPTAGSVGGSGLGTLALALGILGGLGTAALLIGAIMWRRRQQRGKERKVPEHQEEEEERAELNQSEEPEAAESSAGGP
- the AGER gene encoding advanced glycosylation end product-specific receptor isoform X3 — its product is MAAGAAAGAWVLVLSLWGAVVGSQNITARIGKPLVLNCKGAPKKPPQQLEWKLNTGRTEAWKVLSPQGGPWDSVARILPNGSLLLPAVGIQDEGTFRCRATSRNGKETKSNYQVRVYQIPGKPEIVDPASELTAGVPNKVGTCVSEGSYPAGTLSWHLDGKPLIPDGKGASVKEETRRHPETGLFTLQSELMVTPARGGAPRPTFSCSFSPSLPRRRALHTAPFQLTVWEPVPLKEVQLMVEPEGGAVAPGSTVTLTCEAPAQPPPQIHWIKDGTPLPLPPSPVLLLPDVGPQDQGTYSCVATHPSHGPQESRAVSISIIGSVGGSGLGTLALALGILGGLGTAALLIGAIMWRRRQQRGKERKVPEHQEEEEERAELNQSEEPEAAESSAGGP
- the AGER gene encoding advanced glycosylation end product-specific receptor isoform X2 yields the protein MAAGAAAGAWVLVLSLWGAVVGSQNITARIGKPLVLNCKGAPKKPPQQLEWKLNTGRTEAWKVLSPQGGPWDSVARILPNGSLLLPAVGIQDEGTFRCRATSRNGKETKSNYQVRVYQIPGKPEIVDPASELTAGVPNKVGTCVSEGSYPAGTLSWHLDGKPLIPDGKGASVKEETRRHPETGLFTLQSELMVTPARGGAPRPTFSCSFSPSLPRRRALHTAPFQLTVWEPVPLKEVQLMVEPEGGAVAPGSTVTLTCEAPAQPPPQIHWIKDGTPLPLPPSPVLLLPDVGPQDQGTYSCVATHPSHGPQESRAVSISIIETGEEGPTAGSVGGSGLGTLALALGILGGLGTAALLIGAIMWRRRQQRGKERILPDTPPQEGPRTPGGGGGACRAESVRGA